From the Rhea pennata isolate bPtePen1 chromosome 12, bPtePen1.pri, whole genome shotgun sequence genome, the window cgccgcctcCAGCCACGCCACCACGtagcgcccgccgcccgccgccagcgccggcACCACGCACGACAGCGCCGCCGCGAAGGCCTCGCACGGCGCCGGGCCCTCGACGCCTTCCGGCCCGCTCCCGCCGTCCTCCTGCTCCTTGTCGCCGTCGTCCTCGTCccagcggcgggcggcggcggcggccgccggagagagcagcagcaccacGGTGTCGCCGtcccgcagcgcccgccggtGCTGGGCGTGCAGCCAGGGCAGCGGCCCCCAggtggccgccgccgccccgccgcccggcgccgccgccgccgccagccccagCGGGCGCAGGGCCGCTGCCAGCGCGCAGGCCGCCCGCTCCGCCGACGGCTCCGCCGCGTGCAGCACCAGCGCCCGCCGGACCCGCGGCGGGCCTGCGCCGCACcgtcagcgccgccgcccctgcccctgccccaaacccggcgcggcgcggggcggcagcagcccccGGCGTGGGGACGGGGaccggccggcgccgcgctcgcctggggagctgcagcgggCCCGCAGGGTGCtgcgcgcggccggggcgccggggcgggcgcggggggcccccGCTCACCTTTCGCGCCCTCCTTcttgagcagcagcaggagcagcaggacgCAGGCGGCGCCCAGCAGCGCCGCCAGCCAGGCGAGCGCCCAGCGGGCGTGCAGGTctgcggggcgggcgggagagggGCTCAgcgcccgccgggcgccccccgcgagcgggcgccgctgccccggcgcggcggggggtACTCACACTTGTGCAGGGGGCAGGCCCAGAGCGCCACGCCGCTGCCGTTCTCCTGGCGCGACACCTGGGGGGggacggatggacggacggatgggggggggggggacacgcgcGGGGACCGTCACCCGCCGGCGGGGACGCGCCAccgctgccgccccgccgccTGCGCTCACCTGCGCGCACTGCCCCGCCGCCACGTCCTGCCGCAGCCACTGCTCCAGCAgccccgggcggccgccccgctgcgAGGGGGTGGGGAGGGTGGGGAGtgagccgggcgccgcggcgcgggcaccgccggccgccccgcggggcccggccctaCCGTGCCGGCGAAGGCGGCGAGCGGCGTGCAGGCGCCCCGCTGCAGGGCGCAGAGCGACGCGTTAGCGCCGGGCCCCCGGGTCTCCATCAGCAGGACGTCGTCCGCGCGGCCGGGCAGGGCTCCTGCGGACGGGGCGCGGCGGCTGCTCGCcgtggggcgcggggggccgcggcgcgggccgccgccgccctccccgtGCCCGTGCCCGCGCCGGTACTCACGGTCCCGCAGGCACTGCGTCAGCCGGACCTGCCCGCTGCTCCACGCCTGCCGGGGAGAGCGGCTCAGCCCCGGCAGGCGCCCGGGGGGCTGCCCAGGCCGGGCAGGCGGGGGGGGcaggccggccggccggccgtGGGGCTGGCCCTACCTGCACGCAGAGGTTGGGGTGCGGCCGCAGCGCCGTGAACTCCTGGGGTCCCTGCGGGGAGAAGAGGGGTGGGTGCGGGCAGCCGCGGCAGtgggggcccggcggcggcggcggtggcagcagcggcgccgtggggcggtGGGGGGGCTCACCTGCGCCGCGAGGGGCTGCCGCAGGTGGGGCAGGGCCTGGCAGGGCCCCCCGGGCTCCGGCCGCCAGCAGGGCACCAGCTCGGCGGGGAGGTCGCAGGGCGCCGAGACGGAGCAGGTCAGCGAGCCGCCGGCGTCGTGCAGCGCCAGGCGCGTCCCGGCCCAGAGCCGCTCCCAGGCCTCGGCGTCTGCGGTGGCGGTggtggcggcgggggggggggggggtcggcgGCGTGCGCACCCCGTCcacccccccggggccgcccgcccggccccacggcgcggcCGAACGTACCGTGGGAGAAGGGGCACGAGGTGGCCCGCGGCGGGTCCTGCGCCTCCGGCCACACCTGGGGGACGAGAGGAGgctgcgggccggggcgcgggggcggcgggggcggccgcgccgggggggcgggcggggccgccgggcacCTACctgcaggcagaggcagggcagcACCTCGTCCGCCGGCAGGCTGTAGTTCAGGGGCCCGCGCTGCagcggggagcggggcgcgcGCGTCAcccccgggggggcggcgggcgcgcggggagggggggggcagcgagggcgaggggccggggggcgggcgggcgctcaCCGCCGTCACGgtgcgcccggggccgccggcgccgcggctccggtTGTGGTAGAGCCGCAGGGTGTAGCTGCgtcccgccgcctccgccgcctgCACGTgcaccaccgccgccgccgccgccgcctccggcgCGCGCGAGACCTGCagccggggcgctgcgcggcaCGCGGCTCAGGGCGCCCCGACGcctcccgcccggcgccggcacgGCGCCTGCTCCCACCCACCCCGGGAGTGCCccgggggggcgccggggccgggcaccCACCTTGGCACTGCGGGACGTTGGCCCTGGCCGCGGGCCAGGAGCAGTCTGCGGGGACGGCGGGGGTcagcgcgggggccgggccggcgcggcgcgttgcggcgcagccccccggggcgcTCCTCACCTGGCacccggcggctccggctcaggctgcggcgcccgcgggcgTCGGTGTACGCCGTGACGCGGAGCTCggagcccggcgccgcctcGAAGCACTGGAACGTCACCGAGCCCTGGGCAGGAAAACCACGGCGCTGCGGagccgggccggcgccggggcgcgcggcggggctcgcgccgcccgccccccgcgtCCCACCTGTGGACCCACGGATGGAGGCGCGGCGGGCCCCACGGCGCACCCGGCCCCACGGCGCACCCCACAtcccccgggccgcccccccccccccccggcaccgcTACGCACCAGGGTGtccccggggcgcccggggggcCGGAGCGCCCGCACCTCCGCGGCGACGCAGCGGGACCGGGCGTACGCGTGGCCGGCGAGCAGcaggagggcggcgggcggggggctcTGCCCCACGCCGGGCTCCGGCGCCAGGTCGAGGCGGGCGCGCAGGCAGGGCGAGcaggccgcggcccccgcgcagcgcagcgccggcTCCAGCCGCATCCGCGCCGGCGCcagccccgggcccggccccggcggccgcggcccgcacAGCGTGTCCGCGGCTGCGGGGAGACGGGGGGGCCGCGCCGTGGGTCCCGGGGGGCGCACGGGCTCCCCGGTcccgcggggggcggcgaggccgcggggcgcccggcacTTACTGAGCAGGCGGCAGGCGAGGCCCTGGGGGAGGGCGGTGGGGGGTCAGGGCAGGGGGGTTCTccgcgccccacggccgccccacggccgccccgtGTGCCCGACCCACCTGGGAGCAGGCGAGGGCGTCGCGGGGggcgcagcgcccgccggccgccagcgccgccagcgccagcagcacCAGGCCCGGCGCCCCCAtggcggggcccggcgccccacggccccccgccccacagccccgccgccgccgccggctcctgcTTCCGGCTCctctcccggacacctgggtcctaGCGCGGCGCCGGCGACCGCCCCGGGGTGGGGCCTCCCGGCCCGGATGGGACAGAGACGGGATGGGACGGGGCGCGGGTTGGGGGGAGGCCCTGTGCCTGCCGCCCCACGGCTCGGCACGGGGCCTGGGCTGGCCCCACAGCCAGGCGTGGGCCTAGGCCTGCCCCACAGCGGGGGGGggcctgctgtggctgctcaggTCCGCCCCATGGTGCTGTGGGGTGTGGGCCAGCCGCAGAGCCTGGCGCGCTGGCTCAGGCCACCCCCGTGGTGTGGCTCAGGGCCAGGCCAGCCCCATAGCAGTGTGGGGCATGGGGCCtgggctgccccacagcctggcccAGTGGCTCAGgccagccccacagcagtgcACCAGAGGGTCGGGCCTGCCCCATATTATGGTGTAGTGGTGCAGGCCAGCCCCATAGCGTGGCACAGGGCTGCACCAGCCAAATAGCCTGCCACCATGGCAGCCCCACGGCATGGCACAGGGCCAGCCGCTGCCCCAAGACCCAGTGTGTGGCTTGGgccagccccacggcagcgCAGCACAAGGCCCAGGCCTGCCCCATAGCATGGCATGGCGGCTCAGGAGAGCCAGGGGGTGCAGGGAGAAGGGGGCACGGGGGGCGCAGGAAGGGCAGGGGCCCACCGCAGCGGTGGGGAGAagggccagtgctggctgcagccagcgGCGCCTCCCGGGGTcgctccagctctgcctgggggGCAGAGGTGGGCTCCAGCCCCCCATGGGGCGCAGGGCCGAGGGGACTTCCCGTGCCCGCCCCCTCGGGGAGCCCCCCAGACCCACGGCACGGCCGGGTGCAACCACTGCCTTTATTCTGCTCCAGCTCACACAGCTCCAGGCGCGCGGCGGGCCGACGAGCCGGCGGCacgggctgccccacggccccgctcccggccgccggCAGCGGGGACACGGAGCCGCCGCTGGGCTGGGGGGGATGAGGAGGGGCAGAGCCTCCCCCGGGGCCCCGCCGTGCCCAGGTGCcgtccccggcgccgcgctccctccAGCCTTGGCCCGGCGCCGCTCCACGTGGCTCGTCCCGCCAGTGGGGACTCGGCTCCTGCTCCTGCGCCGCCGCCATGTCCGGGGTCCGCGCGGCGCACGCGGCCTTTCCCCTCGGCAAAGCCCCTCCGAGCCCCGTCCTCGGCGCAGGGCCCCAGCCCCTCACCGGGGCGTCGGGGCGGCTCCGCCACAGCGTGGCCCCGCCGGGCCTCGACCTCAGCCCGGCTCAGCCCCGGCGCTCAGGTGCCGtgagccgcgccggggggctgctccgcggcgccggggctcgcCGCCGGCTCGCGCGGCGGGCACGGGAGGcgctgggggcggcgggcggcccggggggaGCCGCGCAGGGCACCCAGGAGCCGGGGCAGCTCCCGGGGCAGGCGGTAGGTGGGCAGGGGCCGCAGGGGCCGCGGCACGTCGCGGGGGCTGCAGCGCCGGCTGAAGTAAGCCAGCACCcagccgccgggccgccccgcgccgcccgccgcccccagcTCCCCGTGCAGGCAGGCCATGGCGGCG encodes:
- the IL17RC gene encoding interleukin-17 receptor C; the protein is CGAGGRGAPGPAMGAPGLVLLALAALAAGGRCAPRDALACSQGLACRLLTADTLCGPRPPGPGPGLAPARMRLEPALRCAGAAACSPCLRARLDLAPEPGVGQSPPPAALLLLAGHAYARSRCVAAEVRALRPPGRPGDTLGSVTFQCFEAAPGSELRVTAYTDARGRRSLSRSRRVPDCSWPAARANVPQCQAPRLQVSRAPEAAAAAAVVHVQAAEAAGRSYTLRLYHNRSRGAGGPGRTVTARGPLNYSLPADEVLPCLCLQVWPEAQDPPRATSCPFSHDAEAWERLWAGTRLALHDAGGSLTCSVSAPCDLPAELVPCWRPEPGGPCQALPHLRQPLAAQGPQEFTALRPHPNLCVQAWSSGQVRLTQCLRDRALPGRADDVLLMETRGPGANASLCALQRGACTPLAAFAGTRGGRPGLLEQWLRQDVAAGQCAQVSRQENGSGVALWACPLHKYLHARWALAWLAALLGAACVLLLLLLLKKEGAKGPPRVRRALVLHAAEPSAERAACALAAALRPLGLAAAAAPGGGAAAATWGPLPWLHAQHRRALRDGDTVVLLLSPAAAAAARRWDEDDGDKEQEDGGSGPEGVEGPAPCEAFAAALSCVVPALAAGGGRYVVAWLEAAVPAVPRALRNLPTFALPSQATALLRALAVPGPRRRRRWLEPHVARAAARLQRALAAGE